One Clostridium sp. CM027 genomic window carries:
- a CDS encoding NAD(P)/FAD-dependent oxidoreductase: protein MFDVTIIGAGIIGCSVSRELSKYNLKTCVIEKSSDVASGTTKANSAIVHAGYDANPSTIKGKLNAKGNEMYTKLAKELDFPFKRNGSLVLCFDEKHMNDLKELLEQGEKNGVPNLAILDGDQVREMEPNVTLSCVGALYAPTGGIVCPYEMTIAMAENAYTNGVEFEFGTEVLNIEKKQSCYVIKTNKGDIETKVVINAAGLFSDEINNMVSNNKFKILPKLGEYVLFDKACGDLVTKTIFQLPTKLGKGVLVTPTVDGNLLIGPNAVDQDNKADLSTTREGIDDIVLNAQLSIQMPLPMNMVITSFAGNRSKCEGNDFIIGEAEDAKNFINVAAIDSPGLTSAPSIAAMVADIVTEKLAPQENVKFNPIRKGTRKFREMSNDERKKIIKEIPEYGTIVCRCETVTEGEIIDSIRRPLGAKTLDGVKRRTRAGMGRCQSGFCATKVVDILSRELNIPRCAITKSGENSILLTGKNKQSL from the coding sequence ATGTTTGACGTAACTATTATTGGTGCTGGCATCATTGGCTGCTCAGTATCAAGAGAGCTATCTAAATATAATTTAAAAACATGTGTTATTGAAAAATCTAGTGATGTTGCTTCTGGTACAACAAAAGCAAATAGTGCAATAGTACATGCAGGGTATGATGCTAATCCAAGTACTATTAAGGGAAAATTAAACGCAAAAGGTAATGAAATGTATACAAAGCTTGCAAAGGAATTAGATTTCCCATTTAAGAGGAATGGATCATTGGTTCTGTGCTTCGACGAGAAACACATGAATGATCTTAAAGAATTACTAGAACAAGGCGAAAAAAATGGAGTACCTAATTTAGCTATTCTTGATGGAGATCAAGTTAGAGAAATGGAACCTAATGTAACATTGAGCTGTGTCGGTGCCTTATATGCTCCAACAGGAGGAATTGTTTGCCCATATGAAATGACTATTGCTATGGCTGAAAACGCATACACCAATGGCGTGGAATTTGAATTTGGAACTGAGGTCCTTAATATAGAAAAAAAACAAAGTTGTTACGTTATAAAAACTAATAAAGGCGACATTGAAACAAAAGTAGTAATAAATGCAGCCGGTTTATTTTCGGATGAAATTAATAATATGGTAAGCAATAATAAATTTAAAATACTTCCCAAGCTAGGAGAATATGTCTTATTTGATAAAGCTTGCGGAGATTTAGTTACAAAAACTATTTTTCAACTTCCAACTAAACTTGGAAAAGGAGTTTTAGTTACCCCTACTGTTGATGGTAACCTTCTAATTGGACCTAATGCTGTAGATCAAGATAACAAAGCTGATCTTAGTACAACTCGTGAAGGCATCGATGATATCGTTTTAAATGCTCAATTAAGTATCCAAATGCCACTTCCTATGAATATGGTTATAACTTCTTTTGCAGGGAATAGATCAAAATGCGAGGGAAATGATTTTATAATTGGGGAAGCAGAAGACGCTAAGAACTTTATTAATGTAGCAGCAATTGATTCTCCAGGTTTAACTAGTGCTCCAAGTATTGCTGCAATGGTAGCTGATATAGTAACAGAAAAATTAGCACCGCAGGAAAATGTAAAATTCAACCCTATACGAAAAGGTACAAGAAAATTTAGAGAAATGTCAAACGATGAGCGAAAAAAAATAATCAAGGAAATACCTGAATATGGAACAATTGTTTGTAGGTGTGAAACTGTAACAGAAGGTGAAATTATAGACTCTATAAGAAGACCTCTTGGAGCAAAAACACTTGATGGAGTTAAAAGAAGGACAAGAGCTGGAATGGGGAGATGCCAATCGGGCTTTTGTGCAACAAAAGTTGTAGATATTCTTTCAAGAGAACTTAATATACCACGATG